The DNA window ATGTATTGCTGAAGCATTGactatataaaatgtgtgtgttagGGGGCTGCCTGGACATAATGGATAAGACAAAGGTGAataagaaaaacacttttttttttttttaactccaagaaaaataccatttagtggaagagagagaaaggctccataataaatataataccaACTATCAACTAATTATATCTGCTAAAAGTGAAGAATTACAAGTGCCATAAGACCAGGGCTTTGGTTTCAGGtgattataaaataagaaaaatgtagagaTATTTTGCATGATGTTACACATGTTTAATTGAAGGAACTGAACTTAATTCTAAGATAAAGGttctttctgagttttttttcctAGCCAAGTACAGtagtaagaagagaaaaaagaatagagcAAGGAGTTGGATCTGTAACTGACTGTGAACAATCAATTAAGATAACTCATCATCTTCGGATCAAccatttcttgattttgttttaagTGAagagaattctttatttttacataGGTGGTAAGGTAGGAAATCCTGGGATATACTTAGATTCTCTGCCTTTTACTGGACAAGGAAATCTAAATACCTGAGACCCAGTATTTTGAGAGCCAAAGAGGAAGAAATTGGGTAACTGTGTATATTGAGCATTTAAGAAGTCTTTATGAAGAGGTCATTTTGAAGTAGGTCTGCTTTGCATGAACTACTCAGCCTTCTATCTGATTTTATTCTCTTCTGCTCATAAGTaagaattaaaatattgtttacagaagaaaagatttgaacagttcactgtagccatcTTACACTTACGTAATACTGAAAAATTTGCTACAATCAAGAGATTTAACTCATATGTATTGTATAAATTGAGTTTTTCTGCTCAGAGAAACAGCAATCAAGTCAAGGAAAATGTAAACTTTAAATATAAGAATTTATGAGTAAGAATTTGTGAGTAAGAATTTATGACTTCTACTCTTTCTTTTGTCCTTGACTAAAAGAAAGACAGCTATAAGGCATGATCGCATTATAATTCCCAAAGTCACATATTAAGTTCAAGTAATCAATAGAGACTAATTTGTGGTTTCTCGGCCAATTCTATATTTCCAGGAGATCATTTGCTTGACCTACATGAAAAATATATCCACCCAAGGTCAAATGAATGCCATTCTTgacaaagaggaagaaatgggCTTATCGATTTTTGTGAAATAATTATCACCTTATGTcagatactgtttttttttttcaacttttattttggattccgaggatacatgtgcaggtttgttccatgggtATAATATGTGATGCTGAAGTATATGGTATggatgatcccatcacccaggtcgTAAGCATACTaccaatagtttttcaacccttgtcccaTCCCTGCCTTCCCCATCTAGTATTACCTAGATTCACCAGTTCCTACTGTTGCCATCTGTATGTCCTTGagcactcaatgtttagctcccacttattaggAAAAATAGGTGgtattcatattttttgtttctgtgttaattcacttaggaaaatgctgcatccatgttgctgcaaaggacatgatttcgttcattttttatggctgcgtagtattccatggtgtacacataccacactttttaaattcaatctaccattgatggacacctaggttggttccatgtcttagctattgtgaatagcactgcaatgaaaATATGAGtgtatatgtctttttggtaaaacaatttattttcccaaatattttggtatatacccagtggtgggatttctgagttgaatggtagttctaaattatttgagaaacatccaaactgctttccactatGGCTGAAATAATTTGCAGTCCCAACAAGCATATGTGTTCCCTATTATCTGCAGTcttgtcagcatctgtttttttgtttgtttgtttgtttgtttgtgactttttaataatagctatactgactggtgtgagatggtatcacattgtggttttggtttgcatttctgtaatggttagtgatgatgagcatttttacatacatttgttggtcatttgtgcaTCTTCTTTTGACAAGCATCtgcttatgtcctttgcccatatttaattggattatttgttttatgcttgctgatttgtttaaattccatgtagattctggatattacacttttgtcagatgcatagttagtgaatattttcttcaattatgtaggttatctgtttattctgttgataatttctttttttttttttttttttttcagtggaaaataacttttattgagACCCCACCAGCTGCAAAATCTGCTCCCGGCATTAAGCTCCTTCTTCCTTTGCAATTCGATCTTTCTTGAGTGGTCCCATGAatgctttcttctcttccatgGTCTGGAAGCAGCCATGGCCAAACTTGGAGGTGGTGTCAATGAACTTAAGGTCAATCTTCTCCAGAGCCCGCCGCTTCGTCTGCACCAGCGAGGACTTGCGGAGGGTGAGCACCCGCTTCTTGGTTCCCACCACACAGCCTTTCAGCATGACAAAGTCATTGGTCACTTCACCATAGTGGACAAAGCCACCCAGAGGATTGATGCTCTTATCAGACAGGTCATAGTCAGTGGAAGCATTGTTCTTGATCAGCTTGCCATCCTTGATAAGGTAGCCCTGGCCAATCTTATAGATCTTCTTATTGATCTCAGTGTGGTGATGGTAGCCTTTCTGCCCAGCACGTGCCACAGAGAAGGCCACACGAGCAGGATGCCATGCTCCAATACAGGCCACCTTGCGCAGACCTCGGTGGGTCTTGCGGGGCAGCTTCTTGGTGTGCCAACGACTGGTGACCCCTTTGTAGCCTTTGCCCTTGGTCACCCCGATGACGTCGATCATCTCATCCTGCCCAAACACCTGGTTCACAGGTACCTGCTGCTCGAGCCTCTCGCGGGCCCAGTCCAGCTTCTCGGCCACGGTGCCTCCGTTCACCTGGATCTCCATCAGGTGGGCCTTCTTCTGGCGCAGAGGAAGCAGGCGCATCTGGGTGTGGGCAATGACACGGATGACTTGGCAGTAGTTTTTCATGCTGCTGAAGTCCTTCTCCAGCTGCTTCTTGCCATCCTCATCCTGCCATTTCTTGCAGTACTTGGTAAAGGCCTTCTTCTTAGATTTATGCCAGTTCTTATAGAAACGCCTCTTGCATTCATCACTGATGTGCTCAGCGAAGACAGTCTTGAAGGTCCGGAGGCCTCGAGGGGTTTCCACGTAGCCACAATGCCCACAACCAACACGGGTGGCGTCTCCACAATGGTTACAGCCTCCACCACCTCCTTCTTGTTCACCTTAGATCCTGGCCTGTCGACTTCCCGCACGATGTGGGTCAtgccagccttgtatcccaggaagGCTGTGAGGTGGACCGGCTTAGACGGATCATCTTTAGGGAAGCTCTTAACCTTCCCGCGATGCCTGCTGCTGCGCTTCCGAGGCAGGAAGCCGAGGGACCCATGTCTGGGAGCGGAGAACTTTCTGTGAGACATCACGCCATCAAATCCCGCCGGTAGAgcgataatttcttttgctgtgcagaagctcttcagttgaACTAGGTTCCACTTAACaacttttgaggtttttttttttttctgcaattacTTTGggggacttagccataaattatttgccaaagccaatgtctaaaagggtatttcctaggttttttctataatttttatagtttgaagacttatatttaaatctttagcttatcttgagttaatttttgtacatagcAAAAGGTAGGCAACTAGTCTCATTCTTCTTCAAATGGTTAACCAGTTATCCTGgcaccatttataaaataaagattccTTTCCCCACTGTTTTTTTTGTCAACTTTGACAAagctcagatggttgtagatgtgcagccttatttctgcgttctctattctgttggtctgtgtgtctatttttgtactgGTCCCATgccttggttactgtagctttatagtatagttcAAAATCAGgcaatgtgattcctccagctttgttcttttagcttaggatttctttggctatttgggctcttttttggttctgtataaagtttaatttttttctatttctgtgaaaaatgatattggtattttgatagcaatagcattgaatctgtaaattgttttgggcagtgtggccattttaatgatattgactcTTAACAATCCATGAGCAGGGaatatttgtacatttatttttgtcatctctgatttcttttagcagtgtttgttctcttgtagagatctttcacggCTTTGATTAGATGTGTTcttaggttttttttgtgtgtgcatattgtaaatggaattacactCTTGACTTGGGTCTCAGGTAGAACATTAGTGGTGTGTAGAAGtgcacacattgattttgtacattggttttgtatctgAAGTTGTACTGAAATCGTTTATCTGCTCTAGGAGCCTGTTGTAacagtcttcagggttttctagctATAGAATTGTATTATCAGTAAGAGAGATAGTTTGAATTCTTCCTCTAAGTTTCATGTATTTGTAAAGTTTCTGAATTTCCTCCTGTTATGAAATTCTAGTTTTATACCATCATGGTTAAAAAAGATACttgttatgatttcagtcttcttaaatttgttaagatatgttttgtggcctaacatataacGTATCCTGGAAAATGTTCTCTGTGcagttgagaagaatgtgtattcacTAGCTGTTGGATacaatgttctataaatgtctgttaggtccatttggtctagagTACAGTTTATatctaatgtttctttgttgattttctgcctgggTGATCATCTGTCTATTGCTGAGAATGGAGTATTGAAATGTCCTACTATTATTGTTTTGCAGTCTACGTCTCCCTGTAGGTCTATTAATATTTGTTCCATATATTTAGGTGCTCCTATTCTgggtacatttatatttataattattatatcctcttgctgaattgatacctttatcattatgtaatgaccttctttgtctccttttaagaggaaaagaaaagataattccaaatattttacCTGAAAAATCTATCTTATCTAAATATAACTGCCCCAACTCTCTTCTGGTTGTCATTAGTAtggaatattttctttccagCCCTTCACTTTCAATCTGTGAGTATTCTTACAGGTAAAGTGAGTCTCCTGTATGCAACATTTTGTtgggtctttattttttatccatttagtCATTCTATGTGTTAACTGCAGAAGGTAATCCATTTGGATTCAGTGTGATTGTTGATAGGTAAGAAcctactactgccattttgttaatcattttaCTGTCATTTTATAGATTCTTTGTTTATTACTTTCCTTCTTGGTGTCTCCCTTGATGGTTGTGATTTTCTCCAGTATTCTGTTTTGATtacttgccttttatttttagcttagCTACTAAACTAAAGGTAGGTTTtgttctttgtggttaccatgaggtcTACAGAAAATGTCTTGTAGCTGGAGTAGGTTATTTTAGGCTTCTGCCAACTTAACCTTGATCTccaaaaaatgttatattttaattttactgtcACCTCATACTTAGACCTTTTCAtgtcacattttacatttttataccacatattctttaaaacataattatactTACGATTGTCTTTCAGTGTTTTATCATGTAACCATTATATTAAGAATATAAAGTGATTTACATACCATCATTACATTTTTAGAGTATTATGAATTTGACAATGAGCACATTTTGACTAGTGTTATATTTTTCAGATGCTTTTGTGTTACttattaatgtcatttttttcctccagcttGGGGAAAACCCTTCAGTGCTTCCTGTAAGCCAGGTCTGGTAGTGATGaacttcctcagcttttgtttgtctggaaaagtcttcatctctcttttatttttgaagtatagTTTTTATGGGTAAGCTATCATTGGTtagcagggttttttttcttcagtgcttTGAATGTATCATCCCACTCTCTCTTAGTCTGCAGGATTCCTGCCAATAAATCCACTGAAAGTTGTACTGGAATGTGAAAATTTTTTCCTCTTGCTGCAGTCAGTATTCTTTAATTGTCTCTGATTTTTGAGGATTTGTTGGGGAattattctttgtctttcatttgaTTGGTGATCTTTGAGCTTCCTGTACCGTATGTTGTTGTTTCTCCCCAGATTGGGGAAATTTACAgtcattatttttagaaatattatttctaggcctttctctctcttatcttcttcaagaacttttatattatgtgaagatggatcacttgatggtgtcccataaTTCTCATTGGTCttcactcatttttattattactctttaaaaattatctatttaaacaattttatacaTCCTCTGAGCTTACTGATGCTTTCCTTTGTTTGATTAAGTCTGCCTTCAAAGTTTTCTATTGAGTTTTTcaattcagtttttatatttttttagttttagggttttaacttgttttctttatttctattcccTTGTCAGATGTCTTCATGAACATCATAAATTGTttcctaaaatttatttaattttctaaacatattttcttGTGATGCCCTGAATTGTTTTAAGAGGATCtctctgaattcttttttagTCCATTCATAgatcttcctttcttctgggtcCGTTATGGAAGCTTTATTGGTTTATCTCGGTGGtatcatatttttctgtttttcacaatCATTGTGTCTTTATGTTAATGCTTGTGCATTTAAGGAGACAGCCACCACTTTTATCTTGtgaagatgtaattttgtgacattagacttttactatttatttaatatCGGAATTTAACTACTGGCCTGGAGTTAAGTTCTGTTCTGGGGAACACTTATAATGAACACCAGACCTCAAATGCTGTATTAGAACTAAATCACTGACTTGCAGTTCTTTTCAAATCTGAAAAAGACTTAATCTGAATATTGAAAACGAATTACTAAAGTTTTAGTTGCTTCCTAGTCAGGGTAAGAGTCAATAAGAGAACCTGAACTGTATATGAAAGCCAGCCAGGTCTAGGAGATCCATGAACCATGCCCCCTGCACTGTAATTGTGCTGGTTGGTCTCCTCAACATGACACCCCTACTGATCAGTGGCAGAGTAGCCACTAAGATCTGAACACCAGTCACTACAATCAGTGCTCCTGATATTCATCTCCAATGTACCCCAGGTTGTTTGACCCTATGGGCACTCCCAGTGCTTCCATGAGATGGAACTGGAGCCCTACTGGCACTTCCAGTGCTTCCAGGAGACAATACTAAAGCATTTCTCGCCTTCCTTGGAAGATTCCTGGACCAGTGGGGAGATCAAATATCCACTTCCaattccctcctcccacctgagAAACTGTGGGTTGATAGGAATTCTCTGTAAGTGGCATTATGTTAGTTTAGGGGAGGGGTAATCTGAAATAACCATTCCTCTTATCAGTTGCAGCTTTTGTCATTTTTGCAATATATAATAAtgtaacatatataataatatgtcCCCATTATCAATAATACTTCtcatatatttcctttgttagtAATAACCCATGTCAAATTTCGGTAGATGTCTTCTACTTAATTGAAAGTGTTGCTATCTATTATAAGTTTGCTAGCAATTGTTATCATTAATGAATATTACATTTAATCAAatgcttttcatatatttgacataattgtttctttttctttaatttctaaatatagcAAGTTACATgtttaagtttgtttttaaatataaactgtCTTTACATTATTGGGACAACTTGATATGGCCATgatatatcttttaaaacaaatatttttgtttggtttgctaatattttaaaacatattttgcctCAATGGTCAGAGTGAGGCTGGCCTGTAATTTTTCTCTGTACTTACCTTTGGTCTCTCATACtttcttttaagttatttatactttcatctttctattttatcattatatatacatatatatttattcactgtgacagaaaataaatcaatttagTCATATATAtaggtgtttatttttatttagattttctaattATCTTCCTTTATTCATCTTTCCACTCATATCAGTCATCACCTCCTATCCAGGAATGTAGGCGCTATTCCAAATATCTCCACAATCTCACAATAAtaggtaaaatatatattatataaaatacatagtcATATATATACTTAAAGATGCAACTccttaatgatttttatttaaaaatgagtgaTAA is part of the Chlorocebus sabaeus isolate Y175 chromosome 16, mChlSab1.0.hap1, whole genome shotgun sequence genome and encodes:
- the LOC103247496 gene encoding LOW QUALITY PROTEIN: large ribosomal subunit protein uL3 (The sequence of the model RefSeq protein was modified relative to this genomic sequence to represent the inferred CDS: inserted 1 base in 1 codon), whose translation is MSHRKFSAPRHGSLGFLPRKRSSRHRGKVKSFPKDDPSKPVHLTAFLGYKAGMTHIVREVDRPGSKVNKKEVVEAVTIVETPPVLVVGIXGYVETPRGLRTFKTVFAEHISDECKRRFYKNWHKSKKKAFTKYCKKWQDEDGKKQLEKDFSSMKNYCQVIRVIAHTQMRLLPLRQKKAHLMEIQVNGGTVAEKLDWARERLEQQVPVNQVFGQDEMIDVIGVTKGKGYKGVTSRWHTKKLPRKTHRGLRKVACIGAWHPARVAFSVARAGQKGYHHHTEINKKIYKIGQGYLIKDGKLIKNNASTDYDLSDKSINPLGGFVHYGEVTNDFVMLKGCVVGTKKRVLTLRKSSLVQTKRRALEKIDLKFIDTTSKFGHGCFQTMEEKKAFMGPLKKDRIAKEEGA